A single genomic interval of Stenotrophomonas sp. ZAC14D1_NAIMI4_1 harbors:
- a CDS encoding glutathione S-transferase family protein, whose protein sequence is MSAPSLHLYTDSSPNGFKASIALEELGLPYQVSHVRIDQGEHRSPGFLALNPHGRIPVLVDHARGQVVFESAAILLYLAEHGQGLLPRAPTARWDAITWLMFHAASVGPILGQRVHFEHFAEERYLPAVQRYQRLCEDAFSVLDARLADHAYLAGAEYSIADIAHFAWLHIAELIDIDFRRHRNLWRWYQQVGERPAVQRGVRIPEPATGP, encoded by the coding sequence GTGTCCGCACCTTCCCTGCATCTGTACACCGACAGCTCGCCGAACGGCTTCAAGGCCAGCATCGCGCTTGAAGAACTTGGCCTGCCCTACCAGGTGAGCCATGTCCGCATCGACCAGGGCGAGCATCGCAGCCCCGGGTTCCTTGCCCTCAACCCGCACGGCCGCATCCCGGTCCTGGTGGACCACGCACGCGGCCAGGTGGTGTTCGAGTCGGCAGCCATCCTGCTGTACCTGGCCGAGCACGGGCAGGGACTGCTGCCGCGTGCGCCCACCGCACGCTGGGATGCCATCACCTGGCTGATGTTCCATGCCGCCAGCGTCGGGCCCATCCTGGGCCAGCGCGTGCACTTCGAGCACTTCGCCGAAGAGCGCTACCTGCCCGCCGTGCAGCGCTACCAGCGACTTTGCGAGGATGCGTTCAGCGTGCTGGACGCTCGCCTTGCCGACCACGCCTATCTTGCCGGCGCGGAGTACTCGATCGCCGATATCGCCCACTTCGCCTGGCTGCACATCGCCGAGCTCATCGACATCGACTTCCGTCGCCATCGCAACCTGTGGCGCTGGTACCAGCAGGTAGGCGAGCGGCCGGCCGTGCAACGCGGCGTGCGCATTCCCGAACCTGCAACCGGCCCCTGA
- a CDS encoding LysR substrate-binding domain-containing protein, which translates to MGAVLPLLALRAFVETGRHGSLTAAAKAMGVTPGAVSLQLKQLQDRLGVSLFDRTRHGVVLSAAGARVHPQLLQAFDQISSSLQVLESSRARTTLRISAAPSFAAQWLAPRLAGFSAAHPSIDVRLDASPRLMDLRADGVDVAIRHGLGVYPGLQSEHLLAPVLLPVASPALLATVAPATTPQDCLRLPLLQDSERSDWRLWFQALGLAADDQLERGPAFDDDLLLVRAAVAGQGVALVRDIHAVDELADGRLQVVVQAPWPQAFAYYAVTREDVPAERVEGVTAFMDWMRGELRTAGTGHAPAC; encoded by the coding sequence GTGGGCGCAGTCCTGCCCTTGCTGGCCTTGCGGGCCTTCGTGGAAACCGGCAGGCATGGCAGCTTGACCGCGGCCGCCAAAGCCATGGGCGTAACCCCGGGGGCGGTGAGCCTGCAGCTCAAGCAACTGCAGGATCGACTGGGGGTCTCCTTGTTCGATCGCACGCGCCATGGCGTGGTGTTGAGCGCCGCAGGCGCGCGCGTGCATCCACAGCTGCTGCAGGCCTTCGACCAGATCAGCAGCAGCCTGCAGGTGCTGGAAAGCAGCCGCGCACGCACGACGCTGCGCATCAGCGCGGCGCCCAGTTTTGCCGCGCAGTGGCTGGCGCCGCGCTTGGCCGGTTTCAGTGCCGCCCATCCTTCCATCGATGTACGGCTGGATGCCAGCCCGCGGCTGATGGATCTGCGTGCCGATGGCGTGGACGTCGCCATCCGGCATGGGCTGGGCGTCTACCCCGGGCTGCAGAGCGAGCACCTGCTGGCACCGGTGCTGCTGCCGGTGGCCAGCCCTGCGTTGCTGGCGACGGTGGCACCCGCCACCACGCCGCAGGACTGCCTGCGCCTGCCCCTGCTGCAGGACAGCGAGCGCAGTGACTGGCGGCTGTGGTTCCAGGCACTGGGCCTGGCGGCCGACGACCAGCTGGAACGCGGCCCTGCCTTCGACGATGACCTGCTGCTGGTACGCGCCGCTGTGGCAGGCCAGGGCGTTGCCCTGGTGCGTGACATCCACGCGGTGGATGAGCTGGCGGACGGGCGCCTGCAGGTGGTCGTACAGGCGCCGTGGCCGCAGGCGTTTGCCTACTACGCGGTGACCCGCGAGGACGTGCCTGCGGAGCGGGTGGAAGGGGTAACGGCGTTCATGGACTGGATGCGCGGCGAACTGCGGACGGCTGGCACCGGTCATGCGCCAGCTTGTTAG
- a CDS encoding GNAT family N-acetyltransferase — MCQWSPAVVSHWDGLFDAGIRVPTAGDFSLVINPHLTVERRAMVMVNPHGSTRAALSPSIASALGIAPDSLPVSLQGLREALGAAGVEMHAPDVIYYAETAGASTTQADTSPEVRVLRPDDAALFDGFMAQVPADDQDDASVELGHWATFGAFVESELLAVSSLYPWGGVAIADMGVLTMPSARGKGLARSLVRAMIDYASERGHEAQYRCQFDNVASNGLAESLGLTAYGMWEVARSP, encoded by the coding sequence ATGTGCCAGTGGAGCCCTGCCGTTGTCTCCCATTGGGATGGGCTGTTCGATGCCGGCATCCGTGTGCCGACTGCAGGCGACTTCAGTCTGGTGATCAACCCGCATCTCACCGTCGAGCGCCGCGCAATGGTGATGGTGAATCCGCATGGCAGCACGCGTGCGGCACTGTCTCCCTCCATTGCTTCGGCCCTGGGAATCGCGCCGGACAGTCTGCCGGTCTCATTGCAAGGTCTGCGCGAGGCCCTCGGTGCTGCCGGCGTCGAGATGCACGCGCCCGATGTCATCTACTACGCGGAAACTGCGGGCGCATCCACGACGCAAGCCGACACGTCGCCCGAGGTGCGCGTGCTGAGGCCTGACGATGCAGCGCTGTTTGATGGCTTCATGGCACAGGTGCCGGCAGACGACCAGGACGATGCGTCCGTGGAACTGGGGCACTGGGCGACCTTTGGCGCGTTCGTCGAATCGGAGTTGCTGGCGGTCTCCAGCCTCTACCCCTGGGGCGGCGTGGCAATCGCCGATATGGGCGTGCTGACCATGCCGAGCGCGCGCGGCAAGGGCCTGGCACGGTCGCTGGTGCGCGCGATGATTGATTACGCCAGCGAGCGCGGACATGAAGCGCAGTACCGCTGCCAGTTCGACAACGTGGCTTCGAATGGCCTTGCAGAGTCCCTCGGGCTGACGGCGTATGGGATGTGGGAAGTCGCCCGCTCGCCATAG
- a CDS encoding LLM class oxidoreductase, whose translation MTSTISTTGASAPAFTNHAGYQRMFRAGELTLGMFLPLRFYEGDMRALEGQGRLVEAIDRHGFAAVWVRDVPLFDPMFGDAGQVFDPFTYLAWLAARTQRVALATGSVVLPLRNPVDLAKAAASLDVLSGGRLVLGTASGDRAVEFPAYGIEHATRGERFAEALPAMRRWWQPADGSRAGHAWTDQGLQLLPPPTARIPLIVTGGARQPLPWIAEHADGWLTYPDSTHDAHGPARLAAKIRAWRSLIPDGGFRPHITNEWLDLVDDADHPRVPLQGGHTLRTGRKGLIALLDAWRAAGVNHAALGIQYSRRPAAEVIQEIAEEVLPLFPAFAGMPGQSPDW comes from the coding sequence ATGACATCGACGATCTCTACCACGGGCGCATCTGCGCCTGCGTTCACCAACCACGCTGGCTACCAGCGCATGTTCCGCGCGGGTGAACTGACCCTGGGCATGTTCCTGCCGCTGCGCTTCTACGAAGGCGACATGCGCGCCCTGGAAGGGCAAGGCCGCCTGGTCGAGGCCATCGACCGCCACGGCTTCGCTGCCGTGTGGGTGCGCGATGTGCCCCTGTTCGATCCGATGTTCGGCGATGCCGGCCAGGTCTTCGATCCCTTCACCTATCTGGCGTGGCTCGCCGCGCGTACTCAGCGGGTGGCACTGGCCACCGGCAGCGTCGTGCTGCCGCTACGCAACCCCGTTGACCTGGCCAAAGCGGCGGCATCGCTGGACGTGCTGTCGGGCGGGCGGCTGGTGCTGGGCACGGCGTCAGGCGACCGCGCGGTGGAGTTCCCCGCGTACGGCATCGAGCACGCCACCCGTGGTGAGCGCTTTGCCGAGGCGTTGCCGGCGATGCGCCGATGGTGGCAACCCGCCGACGGCAGCCGCGCCGGCCATGCGTGGACGGACCAGGGCCTGCAGCTGCTGCCCCCGCCCACCGCGCGCATTCCCCTGATCGTAACCGGCGGCGCCCGCCAGCCATTGCCATGGATTGCCGAGCACGCCGATGGATGGCTGACTTACCCGGATAGCACGCATGACGCGCACGGGCCCGCACGGCTGGCGGCGAAGATCCGGGCGTGGCGATCGCTGATTCCCGACGGCGGCTTCCGGCCGCACATCACCAACGAATGGTTGGATCTGGTGGACGACGCCGACCACCCGCGTGTTCCCCTTCAGGGCGGCCACACGTTGCGTACCGGCCGGAAGGGCTTGATTGCCCTGCTGGACGCCTGGCGTGCGGCAGGCGTGAATCACGCCGCGCTCGGCATCCAGTACTCACGCCGGCCTGCCGCCGAGGTCATCCAGGAGATTGCCGAAGAGGTGCTGCCCCTGTTTCCGGCGTTTGCCGGAATGCCGGGTCAGTCGCCGGACTGGTAG